Proteins encoded within one genomic window of Marasmius oreades isolate 03SP1 chromosome 6, whole genome shotgun sequence:
- a CDS encoding uncharacterized protein (MEROPS:MER0210302) encodes MVWIPLIGRLSVREYLALLLGFMFIAFEGLIRIVVLLLPKPIINWLYKRSRSLYDAYGPKRRVKPADKKLADKILRARDFAELCALYGYTPEEHVVLTKDGYLLGLHRLPTRKDEENNHPGTSTGKPVVYLHHGLLMNSEVWVCLTAEDRTLPFVLVEQGYDVWLGNNRGNKYSKKSIHHGPNTPPFWDFSIDDFAWHDIPDSIEYILDITKAPKVSYVGFSQGTAQAFAALSIHPQLNEKINVFIALAPALSPAGLATSIVDGLMKSSPTLVFLFFGRKSILSSATMWQAILYPPLFAKVIDTALIWMFNWRGRNITTTQKIAAYAHLYSYASVKSVVHWFQIMRSGEFLMYDDDVMSPVMRTSVSSYRPARFPTKNIVTPIVLLYGDSDSLVDIDVMMKQLPKHTEVRRLSGYEHLDILWGKDVDKDVIPEVLDALKRHGDKLAGLVNGIRRVRREEQGDLTEVSSITDSPLIS; translated from the exons ATGGTTTGGATACCTCTCATCGGTAGACTCTCAGTGAGAGAGTATCTCGCCCTCCTTCTCGGATTCATGTTCATCGCGTTCGAGGGTTTAATTCGCATCGTCGTCCTTCTGCTACCTAAACCAATAATCAACTGGCTTTATAAGCGATCTCGCTCTCTTTACGATGCATACGGTCCAAAACGCAGAGTTAAACCAGCTGACAAGAAACTCGCAGACAAGATTCTTCGTGCACGAGATTTTGCCGAGTTGTGCGCGCTGTATGGGTACACACCAGAGGAACATGTCGTGTTGACCAAGGATGGCTATTTGTTGGGACTCCACCGATTACCAACGAGAAAGGACGAGGAGAATAATCATCCTGGAACCAGCACAGGAAAGCCAGTTGTGTATCTTCATCATGGACTGTTGATGAATAGCGAAGTCTGGGTTTGTCTAACTGCAGAGGACAGGACGTTGCCTTTCGTTCTTGTCGAGCAAGGATATGATGTCTGGTTGGGAAACAATCG AGGCAACAAGTATTcaaagaagagtatacatcATGGACCAAATACACCCCCCTTTTGGGACTTTAG TATTGACGATTTTGCCTGGCACGATATTCCTGATTCTATCGAGTATATCCTTGACATCACCAAAGCACCGAAAGTGAGCTATGTAGGATTCAGCCAAGGAACCGCTCAAGCATTTGCAGCCCTGAGCATACACCCTCAGCTGAACGAGAAGATAAATGTTTTCATTGCCCTCGCTCCAGCTCTCAGCCCGGCGGGGCTGGCAACCTCCATCGTAGACGGTTTGATGAAGTCCTC CCCTACTCTTGTGTTCCTTTTCTTCGGCCGGAAATCTATCCTATCCTCCGCTACCATGTGGCAAGCCATACTTTACCCTCCACTTTTCGCCAAAGTAATTGACACGGCTCTCATCTGGATGTTTAATTGGCGCGGAAGGAATATTACTACAACACAAAAGATCGCCGCTTATGCACATCTCTACTCTTACGCCTCCGTCAAGTCCGTCGTTCACTGGTTTCAAATCATGCGAAGCGGTGAATTCCTGATGTACGATGACGATGTCATGTCACCCGTGATGCGTACGTCTGTTAGTTCCTACAGACCAGCAAGATTCCCTACCAAGAATATCGTCACTCCCATAGTCCTCCTCTATGGCGACAGTGACAGTCTTGTTGATATCGACGTGATGATGAAGCAACTTCCGAAACATACTGAAGTCCGTCGATTGAGTGGTTACGAACACTTGGATATCTTATGGGGAAAGGATGTCGATAAAGACGTTATTCCGGAAGTTCTGGATGCCCTTAAACGTCACGGAGACAAGTTGGCAGGACTGGTCAATGGAATTAGACGCGTCCGCAGGGAAGAGCAGGGCGACTTGACTGAAGTTAGTTCGATCACAGACAGCCCTCTCATTTCGTGA
- the GNPDA1 gene encoding Glucosamine-6-phosphate isomerase 1, translating into MDEYVGLPRDHSESYHTFMFREFFSHVDIPPSNVHILDGNAVDLIAECKAYEEKIKSFGGVELFLGGIGEDGHIAFNVGISSLNNRLQLNLVV; encoded by the exons ATGGACGAATACGTCGGTCTTCCTCGGGATCACTCAGAATCGTATCACACCTTCATGTTCAGAGAGTTCTTCTCGCACG TCGATATCCCCCCCTCCAACGTCCATATTCTTGACGGAAACGCTGTTGACCTAATCGCGGAATGCAAAGCTTACGAGGAGAAGATCAAGTCCTTTGGTGGTGTCGAGTTGTTCCTGGGAGGAATTGGTGAAGACGGTCATATTGCTTTCAATGTGGGCATCTCCTCTCTGAACAACAGGCTCCAACTGAACCTCGTTGTATAG
- the GNPDA2 gene encoding Glucosamine-6-phosphate isomerase 2, producing MALTVGVATVMESKEVVVVVTGLRKALALSKAIEEGVNHLWTLSALQLHPWALLVADEDATAELHVKTVKYFKSIERVQEEVERTQHELKLKGKVEAEQFGSME from the exons ATGGCATTGACTGTTGGCGTCGCTACAGTCATGGAATCCAAGGAagtcgtcgtcgttgtcaCTGGACTAAGAAAGGCATTGGCGTTGAGCAAGGCGATCGAGGAAGGGGTAAACCATCTT TGGACTCTGTCTGCATTGCAACTGCACCCGTGGGCTTTACTTGTTGCAGACGAGGATGCAACAGCTG AACTCCACGTTAAAACCGTCAAGTACTTCAAGTCCATCGAGCGTGTACAAGAAGAAGTGGAACGTACTCAGCATGAACTCAAACTTAAAGGCAAGGTCGAAGCGGAGCAGTTCGGAAGTATGGAGTAA